A DNA window from Flavisolibacter ginsenosidimutans contains the following coding sequences:
- a CDS encoding DUF420 domain-containing protein, protein MNLTLQKNDRKARMLIVAFSVVIFLAVTVLERVTLNVNLGFDPHVLALVNAVINSIVSVLLLAGLIAAKRGAYQTHKNIMLSAIILSVIFLVTYIAHHLFAGSTLYGDLDKNGKVDAAEIIAAGGMRTVYRILLSTHILLAGISLPFILFTAYRALINENAKHRKLAKITWPLWFYVAVTGPIVYWMISRYY, encoded by the coding sequence ATGAACCTGACATTGCAGAAGAACGATAGAAAAGCAAGGATGTTGATCGTTGCGTTCAGCGTGGTTATTTTTTTAGCGGTTACCGTTTTGGAAAGAGTGACACTAAACGTGAATCTTGGTTTTGATCCGCACGTGCTGGCGCTGGTGAATGCGGTAATCAATTCAATCGTTTCTGTTTTGTTGCTGGCCGGATTGATTGCCGCGAAAAGAGGCGCTTATCAAACGCACAAAAACATCATGCTCTCGGCCATTATTTTGTCGGTAATCTTTCTTGTTACCTACATCGCCCATCATCTGTTTGCCGGCTCTACGTTGTACGGAGATTTGGACAAGAACGGCAAAGTAGATGCGGCTGAAATCATTGCTGCGGGCGGCATGCGAACCGTTTACCGCATCTTGTTAAGCACACACATCTTGCTTGCCGGCATTTCGCTGCCTTTCATTTTGTTCACAGCTTATCGTGCTTTAATAAATGAAAACGCCAAGCATCGCAAGCTGGCAAAAATAACCTGGCCGCTGTGGTTTTACGTAGCGGTAACCGGCCCGATTGTTTACTGGATGATCAGCCGTTATTATTGA
- a CDS encoding PPC domain-containing DNA-binding protein, which produces MKYFLLLLPFFILSCKQSMIKTHPLRLKPGADLKKEIEAYVKAQNIKAGWIATCAGSLTHYNIRFANQPNGSSGDGHFEIVSLVGTVSTNGSHLHLSISDSTGKTIGGHLLDSNVVYTTAEIVLQEDDAFEFTREKDGSTPWKELQIKNRNQ; this is translated from the coding sequence GTGAAATATTTTCTGCTGCTTTTGCCCTTTTTCATCTTATCCTGTAAACAATCCATGATTAAAACGCATCCGCTTCGCTTAAAGCCCGGCGCTGATTTAAAGAAAGAAATTGAAGCCTACGTGAAAGCCCAAAACATAAAAGCCGGATGGATTGCTACTTGCGCAGGAAGCCTGACGCATTACAACATCCGGTTTGCCAACCAACCCAATGGCTCATCGGGTGACGGTCATTTTGAAATTGTAAGTTTAGTAGGAACGGTATCAACAAACGGTTCACATCTGCATTTGAGCATCAGCGACAGCACCGGCAAAACAATCGGCGGTCACCTGCTCGACAGCAACGTTGTTTACACCACCGCTGAAATTGTTTTGCAGGAAGATGATGCTTTTGAATTTACCCGCGAAAAAGACGGAAGCACACCGTGGAAAGAATTACAAATTAAAAATAGGAATCAATAA